The following proteins are co-located in the Bacillus pumilus genome:
- a CDS encoding gluconate:H+ symporter — MSLVFIGLGVLLLLLLMVVFKLNAFISLIIVSLIVAVLEGMSPLEAIASVEKGLGSTLGHLALVLGFGAMLGKLMADSGGAQRIAMTLIDRFGIGKIQWATMLTGFVIGIALFYETGFIILIPLVFTIAQAARLPVLYVGMPLVAALITTHGFLPPHPGPTAIANVFQANMGQTLLVGIILAIPAVLVGGLLFTKLFQKDQLHAHIPKNLFNPKEFTEEEMPSFGISIFTAVLPVLLMTFRAFLEIFFPSSPFLPTAEFLGEPAIALLISVLLAIYTFGLGRGKSMQEVMKSITDSIGSIAMILLIIAGGGAFKQVLIDSGVDQYIAGIMQGSTLSPLLLTWLIAAVLRVSLGSATVAGLTAAGISAPLIGLTGVSPELMVIATGAGSITFSHVNDAGFWIYKEYFNLSMAQTFKTWTLMVTVLSLVGLAGVLVADLFM; from the coding sequence ATGTCGTTAGTTTTTATTGGACTTGGCGTTTTGTTATTGCTTTTACTCATGGTTGTCTTTAAGTTAAACGCTTTCATTTCGTTGATTATTGTCTCTTTAATTGTTGCTGTTTTAGAAGGTATGTCACCACTTGAAGCGATTGCTTCCGTCGAAAAAGGACTCGGTAGTACACTCGGGCATCTAGCACTGGTTCTCGGTTTTGGAGCGATGCTCGGTAAATTGATGGCTGATTCTGGCGGCGCCCAGCGCATTGCGATGACGCTCATTGACCGATTCGGCATTGGGAAAATCCAATGGGCAACAATGCTGACTGGATTTGTTATTGGAATTGCTCTGTTTTATGAAACCGGATTCATTATCTTAATTCCATTAGTCTTTACCATTGCTCAAGCCGCAAGACTTCCTGTGTTGTATGTTGGCATGCCGCTCGTCGCTGCACTCATCACAACACATGGCTTCCTCCCTCCTCATCCAGGGCCGACAGCCATTGCCAATGTCTTTCAAGCAAACATGGGACAAACGTTGTTAGTTGGAATTATTTTAGCAATTCCTGCTGTGTTAGTAGGCGGACTACTGTTTACGAAACTATTTCAAAAAGATCAATTGCATGCACATATACCGAAAAACTTATTTAATCCAAAGGAATTTACAGAAGAGGAAATGCCAAGCTTCGGGATTAGCATTTTTACCGCTGTTTTGCCTGTATTACTTATGACATTCAGAGCATTTTTAGAAATTTTCTTCCCATCCTCTCCATTCTTGCCAACAGCTGAGTTTTTAGGTGAACCGGCGATTGCGCTATTAATCTCAGTGCTGCTTGCCATCTACACGTTTGGACTTGGCAGGGGCAAAAGCATGCAGGAAGTCATGAAGTCGATCACGGATTCTATTGGCTCCATTGCAATGATTCTATTAATTATTGCAGGCGGCGGCGCTTTTAAACAGGTGCTCATCGATAGCGGCGTCGATCAATACATTGCGGGGATCATGCAAGGAAGCACTCTTTCTCCCCTGCTCCTCACCTGGCTGATTGCTGCTGTCCTGCGTGTATCATTAGGGTCAGCAACTGTCGCCGGTCTCACCGCGGCTGGCATTTCTGCACCACTTATTGGATTAACGGGTGTCAGCCCGGAATTAATGGTGATCGCAACAGGTGCCGGAAGTATTACGTTCTCTCACGTGAATGATGCGGGTTTCTGGATTTATAAAGAATACTTTAACCTGTCAATGGCCCAAACCTTTAAAACATGGACATTGATGGTCACTGTTCTTTCACTTGTCGGACTAGCTGGTGTTCTTGTCGCTGATTTGTTTATGTAG
- the licT gene encoding BglG family transcription antiterminator LicT, with product MIISKVINNNVVSAYDDEQHELVIMGRGVAFQKKSGDPIDEERIEKVFSIQNKDISEKFKTLLYDIPIEYMQVCEAIIDYARTTLNKNLNDSIYVTLTDHITFAIERHQKGMDIKNALLWEIKRLYKEEFMCGVEAIRIIQDKLNIHLPEDEAGFIAMHIVNAELNEEMPNVIQITKLIQDILNIVKYHFQIDLDEESLNYFRFVTHLKFFGQRLFNETQMENQNEFLYEVVREKNTAAFQCAEKINAYVQKEHNRSLIEDEMLYLTLHIDRVIKRK from the coding sequence TTGATCATTTCGAAAGTAATCAATAATAATGTAGTCAGTGCGTATGATGACGAGCAGCATGAACTGGTCATTATGGGCAGAGGGGTCGCGTTTCAAAAGAAAAGCGGAGACCCGATTGACGAAGAACGTATCGAAAAAGTATTTTCCATTCAAAATAAAGATATATCAGAAAAATTCAAAACCCTGCTTTATGATATTCCAATCGAGTATATGCAAGTGTGTGAGGCGATTATTGATTATGCGAGAACGACCCTTAACAAAAATTTAAATGACAGCATCTATGTGACGTTGACGGATCATATCACCTTTGCCATCGAACGTCATCAAAAAGGAATGGACATCAAAAATGCTTTGCTCTGGGAAATTAAACGGTTGTACAAAGAGGAGTTCATGTGCGGTGTAGAAGCGATACGTATCATACAGGACAAGCTCAACATCCATCTTCCTGAGGATGAAGCAGGCTTTATTGCCATGCATATTGTCAATGCAGAGCTCAATGAGGAAATGCCAAATGTTATTCAAATCACGAAGCTCATTCAAGATATTTTGAATATCGTAAAGTATCACTTTCAAATTGATTTGGACGAGGAATCATTAAATTATTTCCGTTTTGTCACGCATTTAAAGTTTTTTGGACAGCGCCTGTTTAACGAAACACAAATGGAAAATCAAAATGAATTTCTGTATGAAGTGGTAAGAGAAAAAAACACAGCAGCTTTCCAATGCGCCGAAAAAATTAATGCGTATGTTCAAAAAGAACACAACCGAAGTCTCATAGAAGATGAGATGTTATACTTAACTTTGCATATCGACAGAGTAATAAAAAGAAAATAA
- a CDS encoding 5-methyltetrahydropteroyltriglutamate--homocysteine S-methyltransferase: MTQVQTIGKKTTKPPFRADQVGSLLRSERIKEARKQKADGTLTAEQLRQIENAEITRIVEKQKEIGLEVVTDGEFRRAWWHFDFLEGLDGVEGFEADQGIQFHNTTTKARGIKVTGKIDFTNHPMLEDYRFLHSIAGDHTAKMTIPSPNMLFFRGKLDEGVYDSLDDFHHDVAQAYKKAIRAFYDAGCRYLQLDDTAWAVFFSEKGHEQIKAFGREEDELRESFAKTINEAVADRPEDLVITMHICRGNFKSTWAAEGGYEAAAETIFAGLDLDGLFLEFDDDRSGGFEPLRYVKNPNLQIVLGLVTSKYGELEPVEQIKKRIEEAAQYVDINQICLSPQCGFASTEEGNLLTEEQQWEKLRHVIEIADQVWTS; this comes from the coding sequence ATGACACAAGTACAAACCATTGGAAAGAAAACAACAAAGCCGCCATTTCGCGCAGATCAAGTAGGAAGTTTACTCCGTTCAGAGCGCATCAAAGAAGCACGTAAGCAAAAAGCAGACGGTACGCTGACAGCAGAGCAGCTCCGACAAATTGAAAATGCAGAAATCACACGTATTGTGGAGAAGCAAAAGGAGATTGGATTAGAGGTTGTGACAGACGGAGAATTCAGACGTGCATGGTGGCATTTTGACTTTCTTGAAGGACTTGATGGGGTCGAAGGATTTGAAGCAGATCAGGGCATTCAATTCCACAACACTACGACAAAAGCACGAGGCATTAAGGTAACAGGCAAGATCGATTTTACAAATCACCCAATGCTAGAAGATTACCGCTTCCTTCACAGCATCGCTGGTGATCATACGGCAAAAATGACGATTCCAAGTCCGAATATGCTCTTTTTCCGTGGAAAGCTTGATGAAGGTGTGTATGACAGCTTAGATGATTTCCACCATGATGTGGCCCAGGCGTATAAGAAAGCCATCCGTGCTTTTTATGATGCAGGCTGCCGCTACTTGCAGCTAGATGATACGGCATGGGCAGTGTTCTTTTCTGAAAAAGGTCATGAACAAATCAAAGCCTTTGGCCGCGAGGAAGATGAACTTCGTGAGTCGTTTGCAAAAACAATCAATGAAGCCGTTGCCGATCGCCCAGAGGATTTAGTCATCACAATGCACATTTGCCGTGGCAATTTTAAATCAACATGGGCAGCTGAAGGTGGTTACGAAGCAGCGGCAGAAACGATTTTTGCTGGTTTAGATCTTGATGGCCTCTTTTTAGAATTTGACGACGATCGTTCTGGCGGATTTGAGCCTCTTCGATATGTGAAGAACCCAAATCTTCAAATCGTACTTGGTCTTGTGACTTCAAAGTACGGTGAGCTTGAGCCGGTTGAACAAATTAAAAAACGAATCGAGGAAGCGGCTCAATATGTGGACATTAACCAAATTTGTTTGAGTCCACAATGCGGATTCGCATCCACGGAGGAAGGCAATCTGTTAACAGAAGAGCAGCAATGGGAAAAGCTGCGTCATGTGATTGAGATTGCTGATCAAGTGTGGACTTCATAG
- a CDS encoding four-carbon acid sugar kinase family protein, with amino-acid sequence MMQSTEILNAIPKADSKSIQTAYEQALSHFQHKIIVLDDDPTGIQTVHGVSVFTDWSEESIEAGFLEDSRMFFILTNSRSMTEKETAAAHETIASTIVKVAERLHQDFIIVSRGDSTLRGHFPLETEVLRTTIEQRSSFQFDGEIILPFFQEGGRFTINNIHYVQEGHDLIPAGDTEFARDRTFGFQSSHLGEWIEEKSGGTFTKKNTTYISLEDIRALRIDQIKEQLMTVKDFQKVAVNAVDYDDVKVFVTALIDATQAGQQFIFRSAAALTKVLGGIHDQSLLTRKDLIQEESPNGGLIMVGSHVKKTTEQLRALQQNKEIAFIEFNTHLVLESKEFQEEIDRVIEQTEMLLASGQSVAVYTRRERLDLGDNRQEEELKLSVQISDAVTSIVQRLTIRPKYLIAKGGITSSDIGTRGLSVKRATVAGQIKPGIPVWQTGEESKFPFISYVIFPGNVGSKDTLKEAVEILEG; translated from the coding sequence ATGATGCAAAGCACTGAAATACTGAATGCCATTCCGAAAGCGGATTCAAAGAGCATTCAAACGGCATATGAACAAGCACTAAGCCATTTTCAGCATAAAATCATTGTATTAGACGATGATCCAACAGGTATTCAAACCGTACATGGCGTCTCCGTTTTCACTGATTGGTCAGAGGAAAGCATTGAAGCCGGTTTTCTTGAAGACAGCCGTATGTTCTTTATTTTAACCAATTCTCGCAGTATGACTGAGAAAGAAACTGCCGCTGCGCACGAAACGATTGCTTCAACGATTGTGAAAGTAGCTGAGCGGCTTCATCAAGATTTCATCATTGTCAGCCGGGGAGATTCTACCCTGCGTGGACACTTTCCGCTGGAAACTGAAGTACTCAGAACAACCATTGAACAACGAAGCTCCTTCCAATTTGACGGAGAAATCATTCTTCCCTTTTTCCAAGAAGGCGGACGCTTTACGATCAACAATATCCACTACGTACAGGAAGGACACGACTTGATTCCTGCTGGTGATACAGAATTTGCACGAGACCGTACATTCGGCTTTCAGTCGTCTCATCTCGGGGAGTGGATTGAAGAAAAATCAGGCGGAACGTTCACAAAAAAGAACACCACCTACATTTCGTTAGAAGATATACGGGCTTTACGCATTGATCAAATCAAGGAGCAGCTCATGACCGTGAAGGATTTTCAAAAGGTGGCTGTGAACGCTGTAGATTATGACGATGTCAAAGTCTTTGTCACCGCCCTCATTGATGCCACCCAAGCAGGTCAGCAATTTATTTTCAGAAGTGCGGCTGCTCTCACAAAAGTACTTGGCGGCATCCACGACCAATCCTTATTAACAAGAAAAGACTTGATACAAGAAGAAAGCCCAAACGGTGGTCTTATCATGGTTGGTTCTCATGTCAAAAAAACAACGGAACAATTAAGAGCGCTGCAGCAAAATAAAGAGATCGCTTTTATTGAATTTAATACACATCTCGTGTTAGAATCCAAAGAATTTCAAGAGGAAATTGACCGCGTGATTGAGCAAACCGAAATGTTGTTAGCATCCGGTCAATCTGTTGCTGTTTATACAAGAAGAGAACGCCTTGACCTTGGGGACAATCGTCAAGAGGAGGAATTAAAGCTTTCCGTTCAAATTAGTGATGCTGTGACAAGCATTGTCCAGCGTCTCACAATTCGCCCTAAATATCTCATTGCCAAAGGTGGAATTACCTCAAGTGATATTGGAACAAGAGGGCTTAGCGTCAAACGTGCGACTGTTGCAGGTCAAATTAAACCTGGTATTCCCGTTTGGCAAACAGGAGAAGAAAGTAAATTCCCCTTCATTTCTTACGTGATTTTCCCGGGAAATGTTGGCTCAAAGGATACGTTAAAAGAAGCTGTAGAAATACTTGAAGGATAA
- a CDS encoding glycoside hydrolase family 1 protein yields MNKLEKTFPKGFLWGGAVAANQIEGAYNKGGKGLSTADVSPHGIMHPFDESMKDLNLYHDAIDFYHRYKEDIALFAEMGFKCFRLSISWPRIFQNGDDAEPNEEGLAFYDKVFDELHKHGIEPVVTISHYEMPLALVKNYGGWRNRKLVDLYETYAKTLFTRYKDKVKYWMTFNEINVVLHAPFTGGGLVFEEGEDEKSIQYQAAHHQFVASALAVKAGHEIIPDAKIGCMIAAMTTYPYSSRPEDMFAAIDQDRKTLFFSDVQARGYYPGYMKRYLRENGITIEFQDGDEDILRNHTVDYIGFSYYMSFVASTDPAILDQAEGGNLFAGVKNPYLEASDWGWQIDPKGLRTTLNQLYDRYQKPLFIVENGLGAVDQVEEDGSIQDDYRIDYLRSHLLEAREAIADGVDLIGYTSWGPIDLVSASTAEMKKRYGFIYVDRDNEGNGTLDRKKKKSFDWYKQVIATNGDYLDV; encoded by the coding sequence ATGAACAAGTTAGAAAAAACATTTCCTAAAGGTTTCTTATGGGGCGGCGCTGTTGCTGCCAACCAAATTGAAGGCGCTTATAACAAAGGTGGAAAAGGCTTATCTACAGCTGACGTATCTCCACATGGCATTATGCACCCATTCGATGAATCAATGAAAGACCTTAACTTATATCATGATGCAATCGACTTCTACCATCGCTATAAAGAAGATATTGCACTCTTTGCAGAAATGGGATTCAAGTGCTTCAGACTATCGATTTCTTGGCCGCGTATTTTCCAAAATGGCGACGATGCTGAACCAAATGAAGAAGGTCTTGCTTTCTATGACAAAGTGTTTGATGAACTTCACAAGCACGGGATTGAGCCAGTTGTGACCATCTCTCATTATGAAATGCCTCTTGCACTTGTGAAAAACTATGGCGGATGGAGAAACCGTAAGCTTGTGGATCTTTACGAAACATACGCTAAAACATTGTTCACGAGATATAAAGACAAAGTGAAATATTGGATGACTTTTAATGAAATCAACGTCGTGTTACATGCCCCTTTCACAGGTGGCGGACTTGTATTTGAAGAAGGCGAAGACGAGAAAAGCATTCAATATCAAGCAGCCCATCACCAATTTGTTGCAAGTGCTTTAGCTGTTAAAGCGGGACACGAAATCATTCCAGATGCGAAAATTGGCTGTATGATTGCAGCTATGACCACATATCCGTACAGCTCAAGACCAGAAGATATGTTTGCTGCGATTGATCAAGACCGGAAAACATTGTTCTTCTCAGATGTACAGGCAAGAGGCTACTATCCAGGATACATGAAACGTTATTTACGTGAAAATGGAATCACCATTGAGTTCCAAGATGGTGACGAAGACATTTTAAGAAACCATACAGTGGACTATATCGGCTTCAGTTATTATATGAGCTTTGTGGCAAGTACAGATCCTGCAATCCTTGATCAGGCTGAAGGTGGGAATCTATTTGCAGGCGTGAAAAACCCATACCTTGAAGCAAGTGATTGGGGCTGGCAAATTGATCCGAAAGGACTTCGTACGACGCTTAATCAGCTGTATGACCGCTACCAAAAACCATTGTTTATCGTAGAAAATGGATTGGGCGCTGTCGATCAAGTGGAAGAGGACGGATCGATTCAAGACGATTACCGGATTGATTACCTCAGAAGCCACTTGCTAGAGGCAAGAGAAGCGATCGCAGACGGAGTAGACCTGATCGGTTATACAAGCTGGGGCCCAATTGACCTTGTCAGTGCTTCAACTGCTGAAATGAAAAAACGCTACGGCTTCATTTATGTCGACCGTGATAATGAAGGAAACGGTACATTAGATAGAAAGAAAAAGAAAAGCTTCGATTGGTATAAACAAGTGATTGCTACGAATGGTGATTATTTAGATGTATAA
- a CDS encoding beta-glucoside-specific PTS transporter subunit IIABC has protein sequence MNHKQTAKEVLELVGGEKNVKHVTHCMTRLRFNLYDESKADKEQLQSTDGVMGVNQSGGQYHVIIGNDVSNVYQAMIADSGLSIDVKSGGTEEASKQNVISKLFDFISGVFTPILPAIAGAGMIKGILALMLTFQWISDKSSTYAILTAIGDGAFYFLPILLAVSVAKKLGTNQYIAAAIAAAALHPQLTALLGAGNTEFLGLPVVAVVYSSSVIPILLTIWLGSYVERFAEKYSPKSLKIILVPTVTLLVVVPIMLIAVGPLGAIIGNGLSGGIDLLFKHAGILAGLLIGGFMSPLIITGMHYALVPIMINNITLNGFDYIIPMMFVANMAQAGAAFGVFLKSRNKTFKSLAMSTSITALMGITEPAMYGVNMRLKKPFIAALIGAAAGGVFMSIFKVKSYVVSGSAGIPGIPTFIGPTFVYSIIGLVIGFAVATIMTLVLGFKDVPVKDETKADKPEEKKDTEALQNQVVQSPLEGQLKPLNQVNDATFSNEIMGKGTAIVPTVGRVVAPFNGKVETIFQTKHAIGLKSDKGTELLIHVGIDTVKLGGKHFTSHVQSGDLVQAGDVLVEFDIKGIQQEGYDVTTPIIVTNTNDFARVDAKTDGTIIEKETLLTVSVKENEEVFQHEQVRKNIS, from the coding sequence ATGAACCACAAACAAACAGCAAAAGAAGTTTTAGAGCTTGTCGGCGGTGAAAAGAATGTCAAGCACGTCACGCACTGTATGACAAGACTTCGCTTCAACTTATACGATGAAAGCAAGGCGGATAAGGAGCAACTGCAATCAACAGATGGCGTCATGGGTGTGAATCAAAGCGGCGGTCAATACCATGTCATTATCGGCAATGATGTCTCAAATGTCTATCAAGCGATGATTGCTGACTCAGGCCTGTCAATAGATGTAAAGTCAGGCGGTACAGAAGAAGCATCAAAACAAAATGTGATATCAAAGCTTTTCGATTTTATCTCTGGTGTCTTCACGCCGATTCTTCCAGCCATTGCTGGAGCCGGTATGATCAAAGGGATATTGGCACTGATGCTGACGTTCCAGTGGATATCAGATAAAAGCAGTACGTATGCGATTTTAACAGCTATCGGAGACGGAGCCTTTTACTTCTTACCGATTCTGCTTGCTGTAAGCGTAGCTAAAAAGCTTGGCACAAATCAGTATATCGCCGCTGCCATTGCAGCAGCAGCACTGCATCCGCAGTTAACCGCTTTACTGGGCGCAGGAAATACAGAATTTCTAGGCTTGCCAGTGGTTGCCGTTGTCTACTCTTCATCGGTGATTCCAATTCTACTCACAATCTGGCTCGGCTCATATGTTGAAAGATTTGCAGAAAAATATAGTCCGAAATCATTAAAAATTATCCTTGTTCCAACTGTTACACTTCTTGTCGTTGTACCAATTATGCTCATAGCGGTTGGACCGCTTGGCGCAATTATCGGAAATGGCCTTTCAGGCGGAATTGATTTATTGTTTAAACATGCAGGTATTTTAGCCGGACTTTTAATCGGCGGCTTCATGTCACCATTGATCATTACGGGCATGCACTATGCGCTTGTTCCAATCATGATCAACAATATTACATTAAATGGTTTTGACTACATTATTCCAATGATGTTTGTTGCAAATATGGCACAAGCTGGCGCAGCATTCGGTGTTTTCTTAAAATCAAGAAACAAAACATTCAAATCATTGGCGATGTCTACAAGCATCACAGCGTTAATGGGGATTACTGAACCTGCTATGTATGGTGTGAACATGAGATTGAAAAAGCCGTTCATTGCAGCTCTTATTGGTGCAGCAGCAGGCGGCGTGTTCATGTCCATCTTTAAAGTGAAATCATATGTGGTGTCTGGATCAGCAGGTATTCCAGGTATCCCAACGTTCATCGGACCAACGTTTGTCTACTCAATAATCGGTTTAGTCATCGGCTTTGCTGTGGCAACCATCATGACACTTGTACTTGGATTCAAGGATGTACCAGTGAAAGATGAAACAAAAGCAGACAAACCGGAAGAAAAGAAAGATACAGAAGCGCTTCAAAATCAAGTGGTACAAAGCCCACTTGAAGGTCAATTAAAGCCGTTAAATCAAGTAAATGATGCAACATTCTCTAATGAAATCATGGGTAAAGGTACTGCCATTGTACCAACAGTTGGACGTGTTGTTGCACCGTTCAACGGCAAGGTTGAAACCATTTTCCAAACAAAACATGCGATTGGATTAAAGAGTGACAAAGGTACAGAGCTTCTCATCCATGTTGGGATTGATACGGTGAAGCTTGGCGGAAAGCATTTCACAAGTCATGTGCAGTCCGGTGATCTTGTTCAAGCAGGAGATGTGCTGGTTGAATTTGATATCAAGGGTATTCAGCAAGAAGGCTATGATGTCACCACGCCTATTATCGTCACCAACACAAACGATTTTGCACGAGTTGATGCGAAAACAGATGGAACGATCATAGAGAAAGAGACATTGCTCACAGTCAGTGTCAAAGAAAATGAGGAGGTCTTTCAACATGAACAAGTTAGAAAAAACATTTCCTAA
- the garR gene encoding 2-hydroxy-3-oxopropionate reductase: MTKQIGFIGLGIMGKPMALNLLKAGHTVTVFDLNEEAIRALQEAGAKGAFSAAEAASESDVIITMLPKGEHVEAVISGDHGILATAKPGTVIIDMSSISPVTSRALAALAKQHQVEFMDAPVSGGEPKAIDGTLAIMAGGEEAIFEQVKDVLLAMGTEVVLVGTNGSGTTAKLANQIIVNLNIAAMSEALVLAAKSGIAIDKMYEAIRGGLAGSAVLDAKVPLILDRNFEPGGRIDINLKDLTNVMETAHDIGVPLPLSSQLLEIFHALKADGKSGLDHGGIVQYYEKMAHVEVKKG; this comes from the coding sequence GTGACAAAACAGATTGGATTCATTGGACTAGGAATTATGGGAAAACCTATGGCACTCAATCTATTAAAAGCCGGTCATACTGTGACTGTGTTTGATCTGAACGAGGAAGCCATTCGAGCATTACAAGAAGCAGGAGCAAAGGGCGCTTTTTCAGCAGCTGAGGCAGCTTCTGAAAGCGATGTCATCATCACGATGCTTCCTAAAGGCGAGCATGTAGAAGCAGTTATATCAGGTGATCATGGCATTTTAGCTACAGCTAAACCTGGCACAGTCATCATAGATATGAGCTCTATTTCACCAGTTACCTCTAGAGCATTGGCCGCCCTAGCAAAACAGCACCAGGTAGAATTTATGGACGCACCTGTCAGCGGCGGAGAACCAAAGGCGATAGACGGGACACTTGCTATTATGGCTGGCGGCGAAGAAGCCATCTTCGAACAAGTAAAGGATGTCCTGCTCGCGATGGGCACAGAAGTCGTATTAGTTGGGACAAACGGAAGCGGGACAACAGCTAAACTTGCCAATCAAATCATCGTCAACTTAAATATTGCTGCTATGTCTGAGGCGCTCGTTCTTGCCGCTAAATCAGGCATTGCGATTGATAAAATGTATGAAGCGATCCGTGGCGGACTGGCAGGGAGCGCCGTTCTCGATGCAAAGGTCCCACTGATTTTGGATCGAAACTTTGAACCTGGCGGACGCATCGACATCAACTTAAAGGATTTAACCAATGTGATGGAAACTGCCCATGATATCGGAGTTCCTCTCCCTCTTTCTAGTCAGCTGCTTGAAATTTTCCATGCCCTCAAAGCAGACGGAAAGTCTGGACTTGATCATGGCGGCATCGTTCAATATTACGAAAAAATGGCTCATGTCGAAGTGAAGAAAGGATGA
- a CDS encoding IS1182 family transposase encodes MFHTRNSSQHQAEFVLLDQLVEEDHLLRKIDQYIDFSFIIDKVKPYYSENKGRPSLDPLILFKMMFIGYLYGIRSERQLEKEIYYNMAYRWFLGLNINDPVPHHSTISWNRRTRFKDTTIFQDIFDEIVLQAINHDMVGGRVLFTDSTHLKANANKHKYTRKTIEQDTQNYMKELDEAVQEDREVHGKKPLKEKEEVKTKKDIRQSTTDPESGYLYRENKPEGFFYLDHRTTDMKYNIITDAHVTPGNVHDSVPYLDRLDLQIARFGFQVEAVALDSGYLTTPICKGLSDRHIFGVIAHRRFHPTRGLFEKWKFQYDSKHDHYICPNGEKLLYTTTDRKGYRFYKSDPKKCASCPFLESCTRSKNHQKVISRHVWEEHKEKIRQNRLSVSGKELYKKRKEKIERSFADSKQLHGLRYCRLRGKQNVSEQVLLTAACQNMKKIATHLAKLG; translated from the coding sequence ATGTTCCACACTAGAAATTCTTCTCAGCACCAAGCCGAATTTGTATTGCTAGATCAACTGGTCGAAGAGGATCACCTGCTTCGTAAAATTGATCAGTACATTGATTTTTCATTTATCATAGACAAAGTAAAACCATATTATAGTGAGAATAAAGGTCGCCCTTCTCTTGATCCACTCATTCTGTTCAAAATGATGTTTATCGGATACCTGTATGGTATCCGTTCAGAAAGACAGCTTGAAAAAGAAATTTACTATAACATGGCGTATAGATGGTTTTTAGGTTTGAATATCAATGACCCCGTTCCTCATCATTCCACCATTAGTTGGAATCGTCGTACTCGATTTAAAGATACAACGATTTTTCAAGATATTTTTGATGAGATTGTGCTACAAGCCATCAATCACGATATGGTTGGAGGTCGTGTCCTTTTTACCGATTCAACCCATCTAAAAGCGAATGCCAATAAACATAAATATACGAGAAAAACGATCGAACAAGATACTCAGAACTATATGAAAGAATTAGATGAAGCCGTTCAAGAAGATCGAGAGGTACACGGAAAAAAGCCCTTAAAGGAAAAAGAGGAGGTGAAAACGAAAAAAGACATTCGCCAAAGTACGACTGATCCTGAAAGTGGCTATCTTTATCGTGAAAATAAGCCTGAAGGCTTTTTCTATCTAGACCACCGTACAACAGATATGAAATACAATATCATCACTGATGCCCATGTCACGCCCGGTAATGTCCATGATTCTGTTCCCTATCTTGATCGATTGGATCTCCAAATCGCACGATTTGGTTTTCAAGTAGAAGCTGTTGCCCTTGATTCTGGTTATTTAACAACACCAATCTGTAAAGGTTTATCTGATCGACATATTTTTGGTGTTATTGCCCATAGACGTTTTCATCCAACAAGAGGATTATTTGAGAAGTGGAAATTTCAGTATGATTCTAAACATGATCATTACATATGTCCAAATGGTGAGAAGCTTTTATATACGACAACTGATCGAAAAGGTTATAGGTTCTACAAATCAGATCCTAAAAAATGTGCATCGTGTCCTTTCCTTGAAAGCTGTACAAGATCTAAAAATCATCAAAAAGTGATCTCAAGACACGTGTGGGAAGAACATAAAGAAAAGATCAGACAAAATCGTCTATCTGTCTCTGGAAAAGAGCTATATAAAAAAAGAAAAGAAAAAATAGAGCGAAGCTTTGCAGATTCAAAACAACTGCACGGGCTTCGCTACTGCCGGTTGAGGGGAAAACAGAATGTGAGTGAGCAAGTTCTTCTCACAGCTGCGTGCCAGAACATGAAGAAGATTGCCACACACCTAGCGAAGCTAGGCTAG